AATATTTCACTGTGCGCCTCCTAGGAAAAGCTCAAAAGAGACGAGCTTGTGTTCGTTGTCGATTACTACTGCTTGATCGTCCAGCGTAATAGCGAGAAGTGCATCTTCAATAGTCATTACGCGGCCGTTCGGAAGTGCAGCGGGTAGCGATTGCAAAGCGATCGCACTGGCCTCGCGCGGCGCATTACCGCCTAACGCAAGTCGGTAGCCATGTGGTTCTAAGAACCAGTCCGCGGCCTGGGCGACAGTGGTGATATGGCTTGGCAGCTCAAAGCGCACTTGAGCTTTTAATCCAGCGGAAGACGCGAACGCACTCGATGAGATAAGCCAAGTTGACGCTAGAGCGATAATCAGAAAATTCTTCATTACGACAATACTCCAGCAATAATTAGGGTTAGATAGACACCAGTCGCGATAACTGCGCTGGTCACGTATTCCATTCGACGCTTGATGATTTCGTTCTCGCGGGATTTGCGAAAGATCGGCCAAAGGCCGGTCAGCATGGCAAGCAAATAACCGGGCAGAATTTTTCCGATGCTAGTGAGGTCATCGAACGTAACTAAAGCGATTAGCCAGGTAAGGGTAAGCGCCGTGAACGGGAAACTCACACAAACCTGTGCGGGTCCGTATGGCATTTCCTCGATGTTCTGTTGAACACGATTTAGGAAAAAGAAAGTTGCGGCGCAAGCGAGCACCGCAACAGGTACGCCAGTGTGGATACCCCACACTGTTGGGAGGAATGAAGCAAGCACAAACAACGTCATCGGTGGCAGTGCCGCGAGGACAACAGGCCGTGCGATGTCGAAGTAAGATTTCACCTCAGCGGTTGCTAGCATAATCCTGTCCCACGGTTGCCCAAGGCGTGATGTATAGTTCCTCGGCTATGTAGACGCGGATGGGTGTACCAGGTCGCAACGTAATCGTTGGCACCAGACGCAAATACTTTTGCGCAAGCGGGGCAAACTCACGTCGCGCCGACTCGCCTATATCACCGGCAAACGTATCATCGCTATTGAAACCAGTACCGGAACGGCTGGTTTCTGAGCTCAAGACAGCGTAAGCAGCAACACCCAGGAATTGCGCAAGGAAATGTCGGTTAACCTTGTCCTTGACGGCCGCAACGCCTTCTCGATCCAAAGCGTATTGACGTGAAAAGTTCAACTTGTGGCCGTTGGGCAGTACCACCCAATTCACGGTCAAAGCCATACGCGCCTGGATCGGCTCGTTGACGTTACTGATTCGCAGCGATCGACCATCGATCGTCGAACCTTTCGGAATCAGAATATAACGATTGCTCACGTCGTAAACGTCTTCAATGATGCGAGCACGAAATGGACCCACGTAATCACTAATGATTTTCTGGTCGAGAACACCTCGAATGACCGTCGTTACCGGCAAAAGTTTCTGGCCTTCTTGTGGCAGACCGTCAACGGAGTTGGAACGGGTATGGCCTAGCTCAAGTGGTATTTGCGGTGCAGCCGCAGTCGAGCCAGCAGCAGGAATAGCGCGAGCGCCGCCCTGCTCTATCTGCGCCTTGTAAGCGTTCGCGCGAGCGATTTCACGACGGACATTGGCAATCGTGTCGTTGACACTGGCCTGCCGGTTCGGGGTCAAATCGGCCGTTGAAGCCGTCTGTATTTGCGGTCGTGTCGAAGGGGACTCGAAGCCTAAATCAAGATCGTAGTCATCGTATCTAGCGAGCCGGACGCGCTCTAATTCCTTTTGCTGCCACTCGTCAACTTGCGGCTGTGCAACCGGTGCGGGGTTGTTTTGCTCGTCGCGCTGACCGCGCAGGCTTTCAATCAAACTCTCGCGGGGATCTTCATCGCGGGTTTGCTGATTGCGTTCCGCTCGATTAAGGCGATTAAGAAAGTCCTCATCTTCTTGTTCTGGCGACTGGCGAGTATCAACGGGTCCTCGCTCTGTTTGTTGCGTCGTTACCTGTGTGCCGCCGCCGACCAAACGCATGATCGTGCCAATACACAACACAATCAGGAGCGCAGCAAGGATGAAAATACCAGTTCGTTGAGCCTTACGATTGTACGTTGAGGGTTCTTCCTCAATCGTTTCGTCTCTGTCATTGATAGCCATAGTTGCGCCTCAAATTAGTAAGCGCCGCTAGTAGCGGAATCTTCGCGAGTGACAGTGATCTTCGCTTTGTTGTAGCGAAGGACGAATTCAGGGTAAAGGCCAGCGAGTTGATAAACGAGTTGATCTGAATCGTAGTCGTACTCGATCAGTTCTTCCTTGTCCTGAACGATCGCGGTGATCTGCATCAGACCTTTGTTATCGGTGTTAATCCGAACATAGGTCCAGCGACCGTCGTCCCATACGTCTGTGACATTCGATTCGTTGAAGAAAGATTTGCCGCCCTTCCAACTGTATCGGGTATAGATTTGCGTGCGATAGGCGTGTAGCGCGTCGAGCGTCGCTTGCTCGCCGGCTTGCCGAGCTGCTTGCACTTGCTTTCGTTGAAATGAGAGCTGGTTGCGGAGCTGCCCGTTCTCACGTTCAACCTTCGATTCCCAACCCATCAGTTCGCCGCCGTCGATACCCTGTTCAGCGACAATGCGGACGCAAATATCTGCGCCGGATTTCACGCGCTTAACGAGGAAGTCATAGGACGTATTGGATTTGCTAACGGCCGTGACGGTTGTTGTCCCACCTTCGTTGTTGCCGAAATTCTTGGGCTTGATAAACAGGTGAATGTTCTCCCCGTCTACGTCCCAAAGCTGCGGACTACCAGGCACAGGTTTGCCCTGAATAGGCTCGGGCAAAATGATGTGCGTGCGTTGATGCAACGAAGCGGTCACCGTATAGAGCTGGTACGGTTGCCACTGAATTTCACGACAAGGCTGAACGTCAGCCGCATGTGCGCTACCTACTACCAACAAGGTTAACGCGCCGAACAACCCCTGTAAGGCCGAGGTGCGCGAGGTTAATTGAGCGAGTCTACGTTTCATGTATGGGCCTCCCATTACTGATTGTCCGAAAAGTCTTCGTTCTCTTGATAACTCACGATCTCAAGACCGATAGGGTTTTCTCGCAACCATGCAATGCCCCCATCTTTGTTTGTTATCAGGTTGATTTCGCGATCGGTCATCAATCGCCATTCGATAGTGATGAATTTCTTATCTGGTGCGCCCCGCTCTGCGCCGGTTGGCAAGAACTCTTTGCGTTGCACATAGATATTCGTTCGGTAAACAGTCGACTGAATGCCGCCAGCGAAAAGGGCGTTGTTGTCCTGGTCGAAGTGGTCGATCACACCGACCTCATAAATGACGGAACCGTGTGAACGGTTGCTACGAATATCAGCGGCGCGCTGCGCCGCGTTAAAGCCTGTCTCGCTAGTGAAGTCCGCCTTTAGGCGTGGCGACAAGAATTCCATTACATAGCCAAAATCGGAGCGGATCGTTTCTGGCTGTTCGGAGAATCTACGACGCACCCATTTGCTAAGGATCGATTCGACAGTCGCACCAAGATAGGTGCGCTTTTCCTGGGTCTCAGAGAGGTCGATATTCCACGTACCGGAAGGGTCCATCTTCACCCAAGCGACTTTGTAGTTAGAAGCGAGGTCAGAAGACATCTGCGTGAGCTTGAACGCCATGACGAGTACAACAACGATCAGGCCAAGGCAAATGAGAAACCAACGATTCCGATCGGCCGACAACTCGGCCGCTCGAAGAACGTCCTTGGCTCTGCCAACATCTTTGGCAGTACGAGGCTTTACGGAATTCTCGTAAGCCTCGTCTTGGTCTACTTGTGGATTCAATTTAGTCACGGTTGCCCTTTGTTGTGTTGCCACTTTGATTCACCTCTTAGCGGGATGTCGCAGCAGCTCGCCTCGCTGCACCGCCAAAGCCTAGGGCTGCGGTACGCGCAATAGTTCCAACGGCCTGACCAAAGCCACCCACCCCACCAGCTAACGCGGTTGCGAAGCGGCCAGTAGAAATCAGGGAGAGGATTGCAATAATCAGGAGCGATAAAAGACCGCCGATTTCATCGACGTTAGGAATCGGGAAAGCCCGATCCGGTCCAACTGGCGAATCTAACGGAAGTCCGAAATAACTCGCGAAAAGCACCAGAACCAGAACAAGATTCACACGCGCTATCACGGCATAAAGTAAAAAGCCGACCATGAAACGAAGCCAGCCATCGAACAAGAAAGCAGTTCGCTCAAAGAGCAAAAACGGAATGAACATCCAGCCGATGAGTTTCGATAGTGCGAAACCCCATACCGCCCAGGCGACCGCGAAAAACGCCAAAATGCTAAGAATCAGCAGCGTTCCAGAAAGCAACATCGTCGCGAACGCAATCTTAATGCCGTCCCAAATACTGGTGTCTTCGTGGGTAATCGCAGCAATGATATTTTGAATGTACTCGGTGACAAAAAAGACATCACCAGTCCCAACGATAGGCTCTTGAATGGCGGACGCAAAGTCCCCCGACCAACTGAATAGAGCCGATGTAACCGGCCCGTAGAAATCAAGTAAGGCACGGACAATGGCGATCAGAATGATCGCCTGGAAAACATCGATCAGTTCACCGGCAAGTAACATGTACTTGGCGATGACGGTAACAAGTTTGTAGATAACCCCGAATAGAAAGAACGCCTCGATGAAGGCAGCAGCATTAGAGCCAGGTGCAAGAACGGCATCCAGTAAATCCTCAACAGAGTCCAAGAACGTACCGAATGCTGTGTGCGCATCGCCGTAGTCTGAGTAGTCACCAGCAAACGCAGTCGGAATGAAGAACACCAAGTACGTGATGACGGCGGCCGAAATAACCGCGAAGCGGTTTATGCGCAGTTCGATGGCGCGTTGCTGTATAGGGTTCAAGGGAGTTTGCATCGTGAATGCCCCTCCCCGAATATTTCTTCGCAAGCGGATACCAACTCACGTTTGTTGGTTATAGCGATGATGTTCTTAACTTCTATGATCTCTACGTTTAAGCCCTGACGCGAAATGACACCAGCCGGTTTGTCACCGGCAAAGTAGTCGCGTGACGCTTTGTACGCGCTCTCTAGCTCAGTCAATAAAGCGGTCAGCGCTTTACGGTCGAGTGGCAGGTAGTTGAGTCGCACGAAGTCAATCGTTCCACGCAACCGACCAGCTCTTGTGAATTGCTTGCTAACGTCTCCTACACATTCCGTTTTCTTGAAAAAGTTTTTGACCTCACCACATACAGCGTCAATCACCGCTTGCTTGGCGTCTTCTTCTTGTTTGAAATTGGGATCAAAAGGCTCTCCATCGTCATTTCGCTCGAGACTGTAAGAGACAGTCGAGGCTAGATTGAACTCGCCTAGCATAAGCGGCTCGTCGTTAGCTTTCGGATCGTCGCCGGTATCCGCGAATGCGGATACCGACATCAGAAAAGCGATTAAATAGAGAGCGGGTTTCATTACAGGCCGTACTCGTCTGCAAAATTGTCGTAGCCAACGCCATCATTGGCTTGGCCGATGGCACCTTGTACACGCAATCGCTCTCGTTCGACCGACCGGGCGCGTTGTTGGTTTATCAACAAGCTCGTTGGCTCATAAAGTTGCAGCTCTTGGTTTCTCTGTTGCATCGCAAGGCTCTGTTGCTTCATCTGTAGCAACTGAATCTGTGCGATCATTTGCAACGTGGCCAAGTCAGATTGTTCGCCTAGTGAAGCGGCAGCCGCTTGGACAGACGTAATCTGATCGTCTAGCTCGACCATGCGAGTAGTGTTTCTTGCAACGTTTTCGTGTTGTGCTGCGTAACGACGATATTCGAGGTCCATACGCTCCAAACGCTGGTTCATTGCATCCAACTCACCAGCGGGAACGTTAAGATCATCCTCGTAAAAATCCGTGACGTCGGCGGGTATAGGTGAAGCTAACCCTTGGTTTTCGAGAATTTCACGTAGGTCAGCCTCGTAGTCGCCATCGTCGGGATCGAGAATTTGAGTTAGAGAAATATCGGACACCTCCGCCAACTCGCGTTCAACTGTAGCGATCAACTCGTTCCAATCGTCACCGGAAATAACGTCTTGCAATTGCCGTATCTGATCCAGGTAATGCTCGTACTCCTGCAGAACCTGGGTGTAGTCAGTAATCATCTGCGTTAGCTGGCTGGTCGAAAGCGCGGTCTGTTGTATAGCCTCAACATAGTCCGCAAGTTCTTGAACGTAGCCGACAATGCTTTGAGCAATGTGGGCGATGTCGACGACCGGAAAGCCGGACGCCTGTGCTCTTTGAACCGGGATGACTGGCGTGATAACCATCATCGCAATCATCATCGTGCATATAAATTTGCGCATGGTTAGGCAACCTCCTCAATGTCGTCGTCAGTGGGTTTAACGTAGTCTTCGTCCTCAAGTCCGAGATCGATAATCGTTCGGTGAATACCTTCCTCGAAGCCGTAAGCATCGATGTTCTGGCGTCTGATAACTGCATCAGACGGTTTGGAAGTCGAGATCACGTATTGCTGTGGTTCGACTTCGAGAATCACTTTCTTTGCGATACCGAGATCGCGCTGAATGATGAACGCTTCGCGTTTAGGCGTAAGCGTTCTTATAGCGTCGCACTCACCATCGGTGAGCTGGAATGTTTCTTTGTATAGCTCGACGTCCATTTGTGGATCGGCCATGAAGAAAAATGTCGAAGCGGCCGAACGAACGGCAGGCCAGTGCTTGAGGTCTTTGAACTCCTGGGGACTCTGACTCCAAAGACCAACGCCGGCGAGGTATTTACCCCACGTCCGAACCGCGTTGCGAATGATGTATTCCTGCACATACGGGATCTGCAACAACACATGCGCTTCGTCGACATCAAGGTACTTCGCCAAATGGCGATACTTCGGATTTTCAAATAGGCGAGTTACGCGGAAGAAAATCTCGGCCATAACCAGCGGCAACAAAATTGGATCGTCTTTGATTGCTTTGAGGTTGTAGGCAACGGCCCGCTGGTTGATGCTGCCTATAGTGTCGCGAGGCGAATCGAAGTATTGAGCGTACATGCCGTGGTGTTCGTCGCTCTCGCCGTGAATCCAGCGCGACAACTTCATGCGCAAAGATTCAGGGCAATGCTGAACAACAGTTGAGAGGCGACGGTAATGCGGCTCAAGATTGATGACCGCGCGAATCGCGCGGTCCAGCGACTTTTGTTCTTCGGGCGTGACCCGCTTCATTTCATCGTTATCGTTAGTCGCGAGCATCATCATAATTTGCGACTTGTAGTGCTGAATAAACCCGGTGTCGCCCTCCCCTCTGCACACAGCAAAAGAGTTAAAGCCCACGCCATCGCCCTGCTCGAGCTCGAATACGCTGCCGTCCTGACCGAAGGACTGCGCGACTGGCGTCATGCCTTCGTCAACATCGATGCCGTGTATTGACCCACCGTACTTTGTGAAGTGTGAGCCAACAGTATTTTTCAGGAATGACTTTCCGCTTCGGATCGGACCGATCCCGATCACGACAGCGCGACCGTTCACAAAAGGTGAGTAATAGAATGGCGTGCCATCGTCACCGACAAAGATATAAAGCGCTTCTTCTGGTTTATCCGGCGATCCCAAATCGGGGACGGCCTGTTGGCCGTCGCAAGGCTTGTAGAACAGCGAAGATGCTGCGTATTGCGTCGTTGTAAATACAACGTCTCGCAAAGAATGTTCTCGGCCCGCCGGTTGCAGGGTTTTGAATGCGCGCGATAACCCGGCATTCTCCCAACAGGTATTTAGCGAAGCGCGATCGGCGCTTCGCTTGAGCGTCACTGACATATCGGAAAGGGTCTTGGCATCGTCGGACCAGGTGACGATGTACGAATGCACATTCGCCCATCCGTCATCGATCATTTCCGCTTCGCCCAGGTCTTCGAGTGCCTTCTTGATCGCGGGCTTCATAAGCTCGCGGCGTTCCAACTCTGTTGGCGTCTCACCTTTCATCAACGAACGAAAATCAAGCGCGCGTCGATTAAGTTCCCGTTCTCGCGCACCGAACATCATTGACGCTTGCAGTCGGCTCATGCCGTGCATTCGCGTCATCAACAAGTAGTTACCCTGTAAGCGCACAGGTGCGCCTTTACGGTCGGCCCAAAAGCCCCAGGGCACGTTATTCGCACCAAACCGATTCACCGCTAAGAAGCGTGCATAGGTCGGCGTTGTGTTGTGCAACTTGACGGTATCCATGTTGCGTACCGTCATAAGACTTATGTCGCCGTCTGGTAACGCGACATCCCAACTGCCTTCTGGTGCCTCAGCCTTGTATTCGTCGCTGAGATAATAGGGTTCAAGATTAGAGACAAATTTCATGTGCGCCCAAATCTCGTCTTTCGACATGATTCGCGGCGACAGTGTTGTATCCCAACGCTTTTGAACGTCGGAAAGAATGTTAGTTAGCACTTGTGTTTGTCGTTCCAACTCCTCGAAGTAGCAAACGACGCTTTCGACATTAGAAAAATGTCGTTTCACGATGTCCCGAGAATCCGCCGAGACGATGGCCTTTGCCAAGTGCATAAACAAAGACCCTTTGTCGAGCTGCGACAAAGACTCGTCCGGCAACACCTCGAAGTAGTGAACAAGGGAGCTTGAAGACAAGCTCTGCTTGTTCACGAAGGCTTCGCGGCTTTTAGACAGGCGGTGGGAAATCGTGTGGTCGCGATCTCTGAGGGCGACAGTCGCGCCGTCATAGTGCGCGTAATACTGAGTCGCAATGACCCCTTCATCTAGCTCTTGATAAAGAGCGCGGCCGATGTAAGCAAGCCCCTGTAGATCTTCCGCAATCAAACCGTCAGGGTCACGACCCTGTAGTTCGATTGCACCGATCAGCGATCCCTTCTTGGTGAGCACGAAATCGCCGTACACGGCGAGTTCGTTATGCACCTCAGAAATTGCACCAATTTCTTTCGCTTGAAGGGGCTTCTTACTTCTAGCCACTACACACCACCACTAAATGCCCTGGATTGCGATAATCATTGCCGGAATGTTGACGATGATTAGCGCGCCGATCACAACGCGGCCGATCCAGCCAAGAGATTCGCCGCCGCGTGTACCGAGCATCCAGACGCCGACAGCCAGTGCGAGACCGATGATGGGTACGACCAGGCCGAACGGACCTTCAAGGAAGTCTACGAACTGTTGCAGGAACGTACCGATAAACGCGAACAGACCATCGTCCGGTGCGCCAATATCAGTTGCGAAGGCAGATGGAGCAGCGACCAACAAGGCCAGCGTTGCCATCACGCCCATTCTTCGATTTTGAGTATTCACTTGTATTACTCCTCCACGATTTAAGGTTGTAGTGCTGGCTCCCACCATCACCGTTGCTTCTCCCGAACGACAATGTGAATGGGTTTGCGCCGCGCGCTCTCCCATAGGTTCACGTTGTCATTCCAGACGGATAACCAAATCTTGAGACCGCGCACGTCATCCTTGTGGATGGCGTACATCGGTATGAAATAAGCAGGGGCGAGAATTAGAATTGCGAAGAAGGTTCGCGTCGCGGCATACATGCCAACACACAAAACGACACCTAACAGGAACAAGCCGGTCGGCATACCTGCCATCGTCGAGACGTCGTTAAAGACAGCTCGATTCTTAGTAGCGCTATCTACTTGGTGTTGGTCATTCTGTTGTTGTTGGTCCACGACATAAAGTCCCCTCAAACATTTACAGCGCACGTTCCAAACTGTGCGTTGTTGTCTGATGCTCTATGCGTGTTTCTAGCGCGTTGAAACGATCAAGTTAGGCGCAGGGTGCATAGAACACCTCTGATCGATCGCGTATCAAGCAAGATAGTAATATTGTTATTTTGTTCTGACAAGCATTTTCGTAGCTTGTGCTTAACCTTGCCGTCAGTTCGTTCTACCCCGATCAAATATTAGTCACGATTTATCACAGAGTTATCACGGTTTGCCGGCCAATATTTTATTTCCGTTTTTTTAGCTTCCTCGATCAAATCCATAACGCTTTGCAAGTCCTAAGACTAAAGAACCCTCAAAGCTATCGGGGTTTTTCGTGTGAACGCCTTGCACGTAATCAAAGCCCCACAACTCAAACGTCTCATTACCCCGAACTTCTGTAATCGAAACAATCACGCGTCCGACGTTTGGAACCTTCTCAGCTTGAATTAGCAAATGCAAGTTGCTTCTAACCTGCGATTCAACATAAGAAACCTCGAGTCCTGTAGCGCCTAGAAAGTTTTGCAAACGCAGTAACGCATCGAAGCAACTGTTTGCGTGAAGCGTCGAGGCACAACCGTTATGTCCAGTGTTGATCGCTTGTAAAAAAGCAGACGCCGCGTTCATGTCTCGAATCTCACCGACAATAATCCGATCAGGATTTTGTCTCAGCGCAGTCTTGATGAATGCGGGCATCGACGTGTCCTGGGCATCGCCCTCGTCTTTCTTCCGATTGGCAGAAACTAACTGCACACAGTTAGGCACGCCGATTTTCAATTCCTCGGTATCTTCGACGGTCACTACGCGCTCTTCTTCTGGAATGAAGCTGCTTAACACGTTAAGCAGCGTCGTCTTACCGGAGCCGGTTGAGCCGGATACCAAAATGTTCGAGCGAACTTTTACGGCGAGTTTTAGAAACTCGAACATCTCGTCAGTAAACGAGCCGCCCTGTCGAAGATCGCTCGCAGTCAGAACGCTTTTCGGGAAAATGCGTATGCTCAATGAGCTTCCGCCTGCCGACCAAGGCTTGAGAACACCGCAAACCCTCGACCCATCTGGAAGCCGTGCATCAACAATCGGGTGATTGAGCGGATCGCTCGATTGACCCGTGTTAGTCGCGATCATATGAATCAGCGTTTGCACGGCTTCTTCATTTTTGAAGGTCGCATCGACCTTCTCTATCTGCCCTCGCCGCTCGATGTAGATCTGGTCGAATGAGTTGACCATGATTTCTGTCACCTGCGGGTCAGAGAAATATTCAAAGACCGGCGCCAGATACATTTCGACCAGCGACGCGGACGATGTGCTCATAACGTCGGTTTCACCGCCGATATGCTCGATGTCCTTCGGATTGAATTTGTCGTTGCTCATGGGTTTAGCGCCTCAAGGTAGTCAAAGCGGAACCGCGAGCGGATAGCTTCGCTATCCGCCTTCGCCATGACCTGGCTATCGCCATCCATCTGCGCGCGAATCTTTCCGTACTTATCGCGAAAGTGTACGGGCCATTGGGGTTGATCGAAGCGACGCTTATACCCATCACAGAGGGATTGCGTCGGAAAGACGTATAAGACGCGCTCGTAGAGCTGCGCCTTCATGTTCTCGATGTGATCCATGAAGCCGAGATAAATCCGACTACGGCTTTTCTGAGTGAGTTCGACTTCCAGTGCCAGTACGTCCTGATCGTCCGTCACAAGCGCGTCAGGCCGTTTCTGCTGTTCGATAGTGGTAATCATGCGTTCCGACTGGAAGTCGAACGGAAGCGCGATCCCTGCCCCCTTGATGTCGATAATGGCTCGCTGAACGCTCAAGGTGTGGACGGTCGTGGAATTCACGACGCGCGATGGCGTGGCGTGATAACGCTCTGCCTTCTCAGACAATCGAGCCGCGTATTGCTTGCCTTGGAAGTTCAGCATCCAAAGTTGCTCTTTGAGCAACGGATGCCGGACGATTTCAAACAGGCCGGATTTCTTTAACGATAGGAAAAAGCTGTTCTGATTTTTACTGTTGATGCCAAGGGCACCACACAAAATGCTGCGGGTCGCCACATGAAATTCGAGCATCCAGTGAATGACAAAATCACGCTTTTCGTCGAATCGTGCTCGCTTATTCATGCCGCCCCGCCCATCCAAAATTGACCAGTTGTAGAACTACAACTTGGGTCAATTGAAGCGCCGTAGGCGCGAATTTTTTCGGCGGTTGTAGAACTACAACGCGAGCGTGGAACATTCCTGAAAATCCAAATTCGTGAAACATGAGCGGCCAGTTGTAGTTCTACAACCGCAGCCCGAACGATTGTTCGGGCGCCCGCTTGTGTGCTTTCGATGAACCCCGATTCAGCAAAATGCCGAGTCCATTTTGCAGGGTTCATGCTCTGCTGAAAAATCCGCGAAGCGAGATTTTTGCACGCGGCGTCGAGACCACTTTGGGGCGGTAGACAGCTACGACGAGCCGCGCGTGAGCACGTCCAGTGCGAGCGAAAGGAGCCGCGTCCAGCGGCGGGGCCAATCCTCAAATTGGCCCTCTCGGGCAAGATCGAGCGGCTTCGCCGCCGAAGGAAATGGAGTCGCCCCAGCGACGGAATGACCGGTCTTGTCTGCGCCTCCTGGCGCAGATGCGAGGCCCTAGCC
This window of the Pseudomonadota bacterium genome carries:
- a CDS encoding TrbI/VirB10 family protein, translating into MAINDRDETIEEEPSTYNRKAQRTGIFILAALLIVLCIGTIMRLVGGGTQVTTQQTERGPVDTRQSPEQEDEDFLNRLNRAERNQQTRDEDPRESLIESLRGQRDEQNNPAPVAQPQVDEWQQKELERVRLARYDDYDLDLGFESPSTRPQIQTASTADLTPNRQASVNDTIANVRREIARANAYKAQIEQGGARAIPAAGSTAAAPQIPLELGHTRSNSVDGLPQEGQKLLPVTTVIRGVLDQKIISDYVGPFRARIIEDVYDVSNRYILIPKGSTIDGRSLRISNVNEPIQARMALTVNWVVLPNGHKLNFSRQYALDREGVAAVKDKVNRHFLAQFLGVAAYAVLSSETSRSGTGFNSDDTFAGDIGESARREFAPLAQKYLRLVPTITLRPGTPIRVYIAEELYITPWATVGQDYASNR
- a CDS encoding TrbG/VirB9 family P-type conjugative transfer protein → MKRRLAQLTSRTSALQGLFGALTLLVVGSAHAADVQPCREIQWQPYQLYTVTASLHQRTHIILPEPIQGKPVPGSPQLWDVDGENIHLFIKPKNFGNNEGGTTTVTAVSKSNTSYDFLVKRVKSGADICVRIVAEQGIDGGELMGWESKVERENGQLRNQLSFQRKQVQAARQAGEQATLDALHAYRTQIYTRYSWKGGKSFFNESNVTDVWDDGRWTYVRINTDNKGLMQITAIVQDKEELIEYDYDSDQLVYQLAGLYPEFVLRYNKAKITVTREDSATSGAY
- a CDS encoding VirB8/TrbF family protein: MATQQRATVTKLNPQVDQDEAYENSVKPRTAKDVGRAKDVLRAAELSADRNRWFLICLGLIVVVLVMAFKLTQMSSDLASNYKVAWVKMDPSGTWNIDLSETQEKRTYLGATVESILSKWVRRRFSEQPETIRSDFGYVMEFLSPRLKADFTSETGFNAAQRAADIRSNRSHGSVIYEVGVIDHFDQDNNALFAGGIQSTVYRTNIYVQRKEFLPTGAERGAPDKKFITIEWRLMTDREINLITNKDGGIAWLRENPIGLEIVSYQENEDFSDNQ
- a CDS encoding type IV secretion system protein, with amino-acid sequence MQTPLNPIQQRAIELRINRFAVISAAVITYLVFFIPTAFAGDYSDYGDAHTAFGTFLDSVEDLLDAVLAPGSNAAAFIEAFFLFGVIYKLVTVIAKYMLLAGELIDVFQAIILIAIVRALLDFYGPVTSALFSWSGDFASAIQEPIVGTGDVFFVTEYIQNIIAAITHEDTSIWDGIKIAFATMLLSGTLLILSILAFFAVAWAVWGFALSKLIGWMFIPFLLFERTAFLFDGWLRFMVGFLLYAVIARVNLVLVLVLFASYFGLPLDSPVGPDRAFPIPNVDEIGGLLSLLIIAILSLISTGRFATALAGGVGGFGQAVGTIARTAALGFGGAARRAAATSR
- a CDS encoding TrbC/VirB2 family protein, with the protein product MNTQNRRMGVMATLALLVAAPSAFATDIGAPDDGLFAFIGTFLQQFVDFLEGPFGLVVPIIGLALAVGVWMLGTRGGESLGWIGRVVIGALIIVNIPAMIIAIQGI
- a CDS encoding ATPase, T2SS/T4P/T4SS family; protein product: MYLAPVFEYFSDPQVTEIMVNSFDQIYIERRGQIEKVDATFKNEEAVQTLIHMIATNTGQSSDPLNHPIVDARLPDGSRVCGVLKPWSAGGSSLSIRIFPKSVLTASDLRQGGSFTDEMFEFLKLAVKVRSNILVSGSTGSGKTTLLNVLSSFIPEEERVVTVEDTEELKIGVPNCVQLVSANRKKDEGDAQDTSMPAFIKTALRQNPDRIIVGEIRDMNAASAFLQAINTGHNGCASTLHANSCFDALLRLQNFLGATGLEVSYVESQVRSNLHLLIQAEKVPNVGRVIVSITEVRGNETFELWGFDYVQGVHTKNPDSFEGSLVLGLAKRYGFDRGS